CCAATTTTGTTCAAAAATAGTTCATTTTTGCAAAATTTACCCTTTTTAGGGCAAAAGAACAGGCTTAACAGGGAGAGATTGTGGGTTTGACGGAAATGTACAGAGAATTCAAGAAAATTTTTACAGCAGACGGCAATTTTTTATTTGACCCTTGCAAGCAAGCGTGTATAATGAAGCTAGTAAGTTTTGTTCTGGAGGAGAGCAACATGTTTGAATTTCTGATTAACAAATTAAAAGCACATCCCCGCAAAATTGTATTTACTGAGGGAACCGATCCCCGCGTTCTGGAGGCTTCCGCCCGTCTGCTGTCCGGAACATTTTTAACTCCTGTACTGGTGGGAGATCCGGAGGAAATTCAAAAGGTGGCAGAGGAGATTGGCTTCAATATCCGGGGCGCGGAAATCATCAATCCCGCCACCTTTGAAGACATGGAGAAGATGGTCGCAGAGCTGACCGCGCTGCGCAAGGGCAAGGTCACTGAGGAGCAGGCCCGGGAGCTGCTCAAGCAGGGCAATTACTTCGGCACGATGCTGGTCAAGATGGGCTATGCGGACTCCCTGCTGGGCGGCGCTACTTATTCCACCGCCGATACGGTTCGCCCGGCGCTGCAGATCATCAAGACCAAGCCCGGCAACAAGATCGTGTCCTCCTGCTTCATCCTGGTCCGTCCCTCCGCCACCGGTGATCGGGAGGTTTTGGCGATGGCGGACTGCGCCATCAATATCAATCCCACAGAGGACGAGCTGGTGGAGATCGGCTTGGAGACAGCCGCCACCGCCAAGCTCTTCGGCGTTGATCCGAAGATGGCCTATCTGAGCTATTCCACCTATGGCTCTGGCAAGGGTGAGGATGTGGATAAGATGCGCGGCGCCTGTGCCAAGCTGAAGGCGATTGCACCGGACTTGGACGTGGATGGCGAGCTGCAGTTTGACGCCGCGGTTTCTCCAAAGGTGGCACACACCAAGTGCCCGGGTTCTTCAGTGGCCGGCCATGCCAATACCTTTATTTTCCCGGATATCAATGCCGGCAACATCGGCTATAAGATTGCCCAGCGGCTGGGCTCCTTTGACGCCTATGGGCCCATTCTGCAGGGCCTGAACGCCCCGATCAACGACCTCTCCCGGGGATGCAACGCCCAGGAGGTCTACTCCATGGCCATCATTACCGCCGGCCTGTGCGACGATTGAGCTGACCATTTATGACAAAGAGAGCCCTCCCCGGAGATTTTCCTTCGGGGAGGGCTCTTTGCCGGTAAAAACACATGGACAAAGTCACCCATCAGCAGGGCGCTCCAAGGGCCAGGCAGCGGAAAAAAGAGCAGGACCGTCTAGGGCGTCCTGCTCTTTCCTGCTCTTATTTCAGATTAAAGAAGGCCTTTTTGCCGGGGTACTCCGCAACATCCCCCAGCTCCTCCTCGATACGCAGAAGCTGATTGTACTTGGCCACCCGATCCGTGCGGCTGGGGGCGCCGGTTTTGATCTGGCCGGCGTTCAGGGCCACGGCAATATCGGCAATGGTGGCGTCTTCCGTCTCGCCGGAACGGTGGGAGACAATGGCGGTGTAGCCGGCACGGTTGGCCATCTGGATGGCGTCCAGGGTTTCGGTCAGGGTGCCGATCTGGTTGACTTTGATGAGGATGGCGTTGCCTACCTTCTTCTCAATGCCGGTGGAGAGGCGCTCCACATTGGTGACAAACAGGTCGTCGCCCACCAGCTGGACGCGGTCGCCGATGGCACGGGTCAACATGGCCCAGCCCTCCCAGTCAGTCTCAGCCATACCGTCCTCCAGGGAGACGATGGGGTAGTTGTCGGCGAACTTCTTCCACATGTTCACCAGCTGCTGCTGGGTCAGCTTCTTGCCGGACTTGGGCTGGATATAGAGCTTCTCCTCCTCGTTCCACCACTCGGAGGAGGCTGCGTCGATGGCGATCATGAAGTCTTCCCCAGGCTTGTAGCCGGCCTCCTCAATGGCCTGGACGATCACCTTCAGGGCGTCCTCGTCCTTCTTGAGGTTGGGAGCGTAGCCGCCTTCGTCGCCCACGCCGGCGGCGGGGGTACCGTTCTCCTTCAGGGTGGTCTTGAGCTGGTGGAAGACCTCGGCGCACATGCGCAGAGCTTCCCGGAAGGTGGGAGCACCCACGGGCATGACCATGAACTCCTGAATCTCCACATTATTGGTGGCGTGAGCACCGCCGTTGAGGATGTTCATCATGGGCACGGGCAGCTGCTTGGCGTTGACACCACCGATATAGTTATATAAAGAGACACCCAGGCTCTCTGCGGCCGCCTTGGCACAGGCAAGGGATGCGCCCAGGATGGCGTTTGCGCCCAGACGAGCCTTGTTGGGTGTGCCGTCCAGCTCAATAAGAGCCTTATCAATGGCAACCTGATCCAATACGTTCATGCCAATGAGGCACTCTGCAATCTCAGTGTTGGCATTCTTTACGGCGTTTTCCACGCCTTTGCCGTTGTAACGGCTCTTGTCGCCGTCCCGCAGCTCACAGGCCTCGTAGATGCCGGTGGAGGCGCCGGAGGGCACTGCAGCCCGGCCCATGGAGCCATCCTCCAGATAAACCTCCACTTCCACGGTGGGATTTCCGCGGCTATCCAGAATCTCACGGCTCAGGACGTCGACGATTTCAAGAATCTGCTTCATAGAACACGCTCTCCTTATTATGAAATAGATTGGGGTAACAGCGCCATCAGCGGGACACCGCGAACAGCAGCGTGCCTGCCGGTGAATTCCGTTGACATTATATCGGCAAACGATTACCCTGTCAAGCGGCGGCAAGAATTTTTCAGAAATGTTGGATTTTTACCCCCAAAAAGTCCTCGTTGGACGGTAGATCGGCAGAGGAAGAGGAAAAAAATGTTACAAGGCTCCTCCGCGTCTCCGGACGTATGTGGGACGCCTCTTCCCACGGCACTTTCCGCCAGGGTGCAGCCCTTGCGTGCTACCGATTTGCCCGGTTGGGCGTGGAGATACGAAAGAGCCCCGCCAGACGGCGGGGCTCTCCGAGATATGTTACAGCAGGTTCATCAGGTTGAACGCCAGGATCAAGCCGGAGAACACGATAGAGACCGTGGAGCACAGCTTGATCAGGATGTTCAGAGACGGGCCGGAGGTGTCCTTGAAGGGATCGCCCACGGTGTCGCCCACCACAGCCGCCTTGTGCTGTTCGGAACCCTTGCCGCCGTGGTGGCCGGATTCGATGTACTTCTTGGCGTTGTCCCAGGCGCCGCCGGCGTTGGACATGAACACCGCCATGGCAAAGCCCGTAACGGAAACGCCGCCAAGCAGGCCCACCACACCGGTGGGACCCAGCACCAGGCCCGTGGCAATGGGGACCACAATCGCCAGCAGGGCCGGGGCCACCATCTCGTGCAGCGCGCCTCTGGTGCACAGGGATACGCAGGAGGCATAGTCCGGATCGGCCTTGTAGTCCATGATGCCGGCGATCTCCTTGAACTGGCGGCGGACCTCCACTACGATGGACTGGGCGGCTTTCTGTACCGCGCTCATGGTAAAGGCGGAGAACACAAAGGTCAGCATGGCGCCGATAAACATACCTACCAGGACCGTGGGACTGGTGAGGGTGAAGTTCAGCGTCTCGGTGGTGTTCTCCTGGACAATGTTCACATAGGAGACCAGCAGCGCCAGAGCGGTGAGAGAGGCGGAGCCAATGGCAAAACCCTTGCCGGTGGCGGCGGTGGTGTTGCCCAGGGAGTCCAGCGCGTCGGTACGGCCGCGGACCTCCTCAGGCAGGCCGCTCATCTCAGCAATGCCGCCGGCATTGTCGGCCACGGGGCCGTAGGCGTCGGTGGCCAGGGTGATACCCAGGGTGGAGAGCATGCCCACGCCTGCGATGCCGATGCCGTAAAGACCGCGGTTGAAGGCCTCGGTAAAGGCGCCGGCCTCATCCACAATCACAGTGCTGCCGCCAGCGGCAAAGTAGCTCACCAGCACCGCCGCGGCCACGATCAGAATGGAGGTCAGAGTGGACTTCAGTCCCAGGGAAATGCCGCCGATGATGATGGTGGCGGAGCCGGTCTCGGAGGCGGCGGCCAGTTCCTGGGTGGGCTTGTATGTGTCAGAAGTGTAGTACTCGGTGAAGTAGCCGATGGCGCAGCCGCCCACGAGGCCGCAGAGGATGGCGATGTACACGCCCCAGCTGCCCAGGATGAAATAGGTCAGGGGAGCCGCCAGCACGGCCGCCAGCACGGCGGCGGTGTAGGTGCCGGTGCGCAGGCTCTTGAGCAGGGACTCCTGGGTGGCGTTCTCCTTGGTCTTCACCAGGAAAGAGCCCAGGATGGAGCAGATAATGCCGCACACGGACAAAGCCATAGGCAGCAGCATGCCGTTAAAACCGTATCCGCCCACGGCGCCCAGGGCAAAGGTGGCCAGGATAGAGCCCACATAGGACTCGTACAGGTCTGCGCCCATGCCGGCCACGTCACCCACGTTGTCGCCCACATTGTCGGCAATGGTGGCGGGGTTCCGGGGGTCATCCTCCGGGATACCGGCCTCCACCTTGCCCACCAGGTCCGCGCCCACGTCGGCGGCCTTGGTATAAATGCCGCCGCCCACACGGGCGAAGAGGGCCATGAAGGAGGCGCCCATGCCGTTCATGACCATGATATTGCCCAGGGAGACCGGGTCGGCAACGCCGAAGACATAGCGCAGCAGATAGTACCACATCGTGATGTCCAGCATGCCCAGCCCCACCACGGTAAAGCCCATGACGGAGCCGGAGGAGAAGGCCACGCGGAGACCCTTGTTCAGGCTCTCAGAGGCGGCCTGGGCAGTGCGGGCATTGGAGCTGGTGGCGATCTTCATGCCGATGAAGCCCGCCAGCATGGAGAATACGCCGCCGGTGACAAAGGCGAAGGGGGTATACTTGGACAGCATCTTTCCCCCAGAGCCAAAGGCAATGGCCAGCAGGATGATGAACACGACCACAAACACCTTAAAGACCGTGGTATACTGCTGCTTGAGGTAGGCATTGGCACCGGAGCGAATGGAGGCGGCGATTTTCTGCATTCGTTCGGAACCCTCGGAGTAGCTCAGGACCCGCTTGGCCTGCATCCACGCGAACAAAGCCGCGATCAGCGCGCCAACGAATCCTATCCAGAACAGATTTTCCATGATTTCCTCTCCTTGCGTTGGTTTTATGCGTTTGTTGACCTCATTATTTTAGCATATGTGCTGTTTTTTTCAAGCAACGGTTTTCCTCTTTTGCGCAAGCATACGAAAATTTTTCGTTTTACATAAAATGACTTTGGCGAATTGGAAAAACTTTGTGAGAAATATTGTAAAAAATGATTTTCTTGGCTGATGTATGGAGGTCTCTGTGTGATCTCAGGGGTTTTTTCGCGGACTTTGTGCATTTTTTCTCTCGTCACGCCTCTGGGGCTATGGTATAATAGCCGCAAAGCGGCCGTGGTACATGAACCTAGATACCGTACCTCATACCTGTGGTACCATGGCTGCGCCGCCGCAGGCTGCGGCGGCTGCCTGAAACGGTATTGGGAGTGAAGCGCTGCCTGCCGTGTAGAGACTGGGTATGATTCTATCTGCCCAGCGGGTATGATAAACAAGCGAGACCTCCCCAAAGCGCCGCCCAACCGTGACGGCCGGGCTGGTTGACAACAGATGAGGAGGCCATATTCTTGCGTCCCACGAAAAAGCGCCGCGTTCTGCGGCGGATTCTGATCCTGCTGGTGCTGGCTGTGCTGGCGGGGGGATACGGCTGGTGGAGCAACATCACGTTGCAGACCGCATATTTTGATCCGGCGTTTTCGGACCTGCCCACCGGCTTTGATGGGTGCCGGATCGCAGTGCTCAGCGACCTGCATGGCGCTGAGTTTGGGGAGGACAACGCCGCTCTTTTTGATGCCGTGGCTGCGGAGCGGCCGGACTATATCTTTTACCTGGGCGATTTGGAGGACCGCTACCGGGGCCCAGCTGCCGGCTATCCGGAACAGGTGGCAGAGGGCCTTTGCGCCATTGCGCCCACTTATTACGTCACCGGCAACCACGAGTGGGCCATCGGCGGCGTGCCGGAGCTGAAAGAGCGCCTGACAGAGCACGGCGTCACCGTGCTCTCCAACGAAGCCCTGGTACTGGAGCGAAACGGTGACGCGCTGGTGCTCGCCGGCATCGACGACCCCAATGGCTACGCCGACCAGAAGACGCCCCAGGAGCTGGCTGCCGAGATCTACGCCGCCTACGGCGATCCGTTCTGGCTGCTTCTGGCCCACCGCAACGACCGCTTCGAAGGGGAGTACAGCCTGCTGGGGGCAGACCTTGTGATCTCCGGCCACGGACACGGCGGCATCATTCGCCTGCCCTTCACCGACGGGCTGATCTCCACGGACCGGACCCTCTTCCCCTCCTATACGGCGGGGCTCTATGAAAAAAATGGCTCGGCGCTGTTTGTCACCCGGGGACTTGGAAATTCCGGCCCCTCCTTTCGGCTGTTCAACCGGCCGGAGGTGGCGGTGGTGACGCTGCACCGGGGCGGCTGAAAGGAACCAAGCTATGACCGAGTTTCTCGCCGGACAAGTGGATATTGCCGTGATCGGCGCTGGTCACGCGGGGATTGAGGCGGCGCTGGCCGCCGCGCGGCTGGGGATGGAGACCATCGTGTTCACCATCAACCTGGACGCGGTGGGCAATATGCCCTGCAACCCCGCCATCGGCGGTACCGGCAAGGGCCACCTGGTCCGGGAGCTGGACGCTCTGGGGGGCGAGATGGCAAAGGCCGCGGACGCGTGCTGCATTCAGTACCGCCTGCTGAACAAGAGCAAAGGGCCGGCGGTGTGGAGCCTCCGGGCCCAGGCAGACCGGCGGAGGTACCAGGAATACATGAAGCACGCCCTGGAACGGCAGGAGCACCTGAGCGTCCGTCAGGGCGAGGTGGTAGAGATCCGGACGGAGGGCGGCGCCGTGAGCGCCGTGGTGCTCTCCACCGGCGCGGTGTTCCAGGCCCGGGCGGTGATTCTGGCAACCGGCACGTACCTCACAGGCCGGACCATTGTGGGCGAGTGTGTGGAGAACTCCGGGCCGGACGGCATGCACGCCGCGCTGCGTCTAACGGAGTCGCTGCGGCGGCTGGGGCTTCCCCTGCGCCGCTTCAAGACCGGCACGCCGCCCCGGGTCAATGCCCGAACGGTGGACTTTGATGAGATGGAGCTTCAGCACGGCGACACACTGCCGGTGCCCTTTTCCTACGCGACGAAAACTCCACCGGAGAACCAGGCCGTCTGCTGGCTGACCTGGACCACGGAGGAGACCCACCGCATCGTCCGGGAGAACCTGGACCGGGCGCCCATGTACTCCGGACTCATCGAGGGTGTGGGCCCCCGCTACTGCCCCTCCTTTGAGACGAAGATCGTCCGCTTTCCGGACAAGCCCCGGCATCAGCTCTTTGTGGAGCCCATGGGCCTCCAAACAGAGGAGCTGTATATCCAGGGCTTTTCCTCCTCGCTTCCGGAGGAGGTGCAGATTCAGATGCTTCACAGCGTGCCGGGACTGCGGCACGCCGTCATGACCCGGCCTGCCTACGCCATTGAATACGACTGTATCGACCCGCTGGCCCTGCGGCCCACCCTGGAGGTGAAGGCAATTCCTGGTCTCTACGGCGCGGGGCAGTTCAACGGTTCCTCCGGCTATGAGGAGGCCGCCGTTCAGGGCTTTGCGGCCGGCGTCAACGCCGTCCGGAAGCTCCGGGGGCAGGAGCCATTTCTCCTCTCCCGCAGCGAAAGCTACATCGGCACGCTGATTGACGACCTTGTGACCAAGGGTACGGAAGAACCTTACCGCGTCATGACCTCCCGCAGCGAGTACCGCCTGCTGCTCCGCCAGGACAACGCTGACGCGCGCCTTACCCGCCGGGGCTATGAGATCGGGTTGGTATCGAAGGAGCGTCTGCGGGTGGTGGAGGAGAAGTACGCCGCCGTGGAGCGGGAGATCCGCCGCCTTTCCCATACCGGCGTGGCGCCGTCCGCGGCGCTCTCGGCCTTTTTGCGGGAGCGGGGCACCACCGACGCGGCGGACGGCTGCGCGCTGCTCTCCCTGCTGAAACGGCCCCAGATCCACTACGGAGACTTGGCCGCCTTTGACCCGGAGCGGCCGGAGCTGCCGGCGGACGTGGAAGAGCAGGTGGAGATCAGTGTGAAGTACGAGGGCTACATCCAGCGACAGCAAAAGCAGGTGGAGGAACTGCGGCGGATGGAGCGACACAAGCTGCCGCCGGACCTTG
This genomic window from Pusillibacter faecalis contains:
- a CDS encoding sodium-translocating pyrophosphatase, with the translated sequence MENLFWIGFVGALIAALFAWMQAKRVLSYSEGSERMQKIAASIRSGANAYLKQQYTTVFKVFVVVFIILLAIAFGSGGKMLSKYTPFAFVTGGVFSMLAGFIGMKIATSSNARTAQAASESLNKGLRVAFSSGSVMGFTVVGLGMLDITMWYYLLRYVFGVADPVSLGNIMVMNGMGASFMALFARVGGGIYTKAADVGADLVGKVEAGIPEDDPRNPATIADNVGDNVGDVAGMGADLYESYVGSILATFALGAVGGYGFNGMLLPMALSVCGIICSILGSFLVKTKENATQESLLKSLRTGTYTAAVLAAVLAAPLTYFILGSWGVYIAILCGLVGGCAIGYFTEYYTSDTYKPTQELAAASETGSATIIIGGISLGLKSTLTSILIVAAAVLVSYFAAGGSTVIVDEAGAFTEAFNRGLYGIGIAGVGMLSTLGITLATDAYGPVADNAGGIAEMSGLPEEVRGRTDALDSLGNTTAATGKGFAIGSASLTALALLVSYVNIVQENTTETLNFTLTSPTVLVGMFIGAMLTFVFSAFTMSAVQKAAQSIVVEVRRQFKEIAGIMDYKADPDYASCVSLCTRGALHEMVAPALLAIVVPIATGLVLGPTGVVGLLGGVSVTGFAMAVFMSNAGGAWDNAKKYIESGHHGGKGSEQHKAAVVGDTVGDPFKDTSGPSLNILIKLCSTVSIVFSGLILAFNLMNLL
- a CDS encoding metallophosphoesterase, which translates into the protein MRPTKKRRVLRRILILLVLAVLAGGYGWWSNITLQTAYFDPAFSDLPTGFDGCRIAVLSDLHGAEFGEDNAALFDAVAAERPDYIFYLGDLEDRYRGPAAGYPEQVAEGLCAIAPTYYVTGNHEWAIGGVPELKERLTEHGVTVLSNEALVLERNGDALVLAGIDDPNGYADQKTPQELAAEIYAAYGDPFWLLLAHRNDRFEGEYSLLGADLVISGHGHGGIIRLPFTDGLISTDRTLFPSYTAGLYEKNGSALFVTRGLGNSGPSFRLFNRPEVAVVTLHRGG
- the pta gene encoding phosphate acetyltransferase is translated as MFEFLINKLKAHPRKIVFTEGTDPRVLEASARLLSGTFLTPVLVGDPEEIQKVAEEIGFNIRGAEIINPATFEDMEKMVAELTALRKGKVTEEQARELLKQGNYFGTMLVKMGYADSLLGGATYSTADTVRPALQIIKTKPGNKIVSSCFILVRPSATGDREVLAMADCAININPTEDELVEIGLETAATAKLFGVDPKMAYLSYSTYGSGKGEDVDKMRGACAKLKAIAPDLDVDGELQFDAAVSPKVAHTKCPGSSVAGHANTFIFPDINAGNIGYKIAQRLGSFDAYGPILQGLNAPINDLSRGCNAQEVYSMAIITAGLCDD
- the mnmG gene encoding tRNA uridine-5-carboxymethylaminomethyl(34) synthesis enzyme MnmG; this translates as MTEFLAGQVDIAVIGAGHAGIEAALAAARLGMETIVFTINLDAVGNMPCNPAIGGTGKGHLVRELDALGGEMAKAADACCIQYRLLNKSKGPAVWSLRAQADRRRYQEYMKHALERQEHLSVRQGEVVEIRTEGGAVSAVVLSTGAVFQARAVILATGTYLTGRTIVGECVENSGPDGMHAALRLTESLRRLGLPLRRFKTGTPPRVNARTVDFDEMELQHGDTLPVPFSYATKTPPENQAVCWLTWTTEETHRIVRENLDRAPMYSGLIEGVGPRYCPSFETKIVRFPDKPRHQLFVEPMGLQTEELYIQGFSSSLPEEVQIQMLHSVPGLRHAVMTRPAYAIEYDCIDPLALRPTLEVKAIPGLYGAGQFNGSSGYEEAAVQGFAAGVNAVRKLRGQEPFLLSRSESYIGTLIDDLVTKGTEEPYRVMTSRSEYRLLLRQDNADARLTRRGYEIGLVSKERLRVVEEKYAAVEREIRRLSHTGVAPSAALSAFLRERGTTDAADGCALLSLLKRPQIHYGDLAAFDPERPELPADVEEQVEISVKYEGYIQRQQKQVEELRRMERHKLPPDLDYQAIQGLRLEAREKLSAVRPLDLGQAGRISGVSPADIAALMIYLER
- the eno gene encoding phosphopyruvate hydratase, translating into MKQILEIVDVLSREILDSRGNPTVEVEVYLEDGSMGRAAVPSGASTGIYEACELRDGDKSRYNGKGVENAVKNANTEIAECLIGMNVLDQVAIDKALIELDGTPNKARLGANAILGASLACAKAAAESLGVSLYNYIGGVNAKQLPVPMMNILNGGAHATNNVEIQEFMVMPVGAPTFREALRMCAEVFHQLKTTLKENGTPAAGVGDEGGYAPNLKKDEDALKVIVQAIEEAGYKPGEDFMIAIDAASSEWWNEEEKLYIQPKSGKKLTQQQLVNMWKKFADNYPIVSLEDGMAETDWEGWAMLTRAIGDRVQLVGDDLFVTNVERLSTGIEKKVGNAILIKVNQIGTLTETLDAIQMANRAGYTAIVSHRSGETEDATIADIAVALNAGQIKTGAPSRTDRVAKYNQLLRIEEELGDVAEYPGKKAFFNLK